The Microbacterium trichothecenolyticum sequence GGCGCGTAGCGCGGGGTCGCCGTCGAGGCGCTCCAGGCCCCGTCGGATGTCGCCGGGGTCGCGAGGATCGACCCAGAGCACCGAGTCGCCCAGCACCGCCGGGAGGGAGGCCGCCCGCGCCGCCAGCACCGGCGTGCCCGATCGCTGCGCTTCGAGCGGCGGGATCCCGAACCCCTCGTACAGCGAGGGGAATGCGAAAGCTGTCGCCCCGCGGTAGAGCCGCGCGAGTTCGTCGTCGTCCACACGGCCGAGGAAGCGGACCCGTTCGTCGTCGTCGCTGCGCGTCGACGCATGGAAGGCTCGGGCCTGGCCTCCGACGATGAGCAGGCGCCGGATGTGGTGCAGTTCCGCGTGGTGGAACGCCGTGAGCAGGGCGTCGAAGTTCTTGTGCCGATTGGGGGAGGACACGGCCAGCAGGTAGGGGCACCCCTCGTCGTGGGCGGGGCCGACGGCTGCGAAGTCGCCGGCGACGGCGTTGGCGACCACGCGCAGCTTCTCGGTCGGTACCCGGTAATGCTGCGCGATCTCGCCGGCGGAGAACTCGCTCACGGTGATGACGCGGGCGCTCGCGCGCAGCAGCGGGGGGATCAGTGCTCGGTAGAGAAGGCGGAACGACCGCGTGAAGCTGTCGGGGTGGCGCACGTAGGTGATGTCGTGGTGCGCCACGATCTGCGGACGGTAGCGTGCCGGTCCCGTGGTGGCCAGGCCCAGCAGTAGGGGACGACCCGCGCGGCGGAGGTACACCGGCAGGTCGATCTGCTCCCAGGCGTGGCCGTGCCGACGTCCCACCTGGCGGACCTCGACGCCGAGATCGGCATCGATCAGGTCACCCGGCGGCGCGACGATCACGAGAGGAGTGAGCGGCGCGAGCTCGCGGATGATCTCGCGGGCGAACCGTTGGACGCCGGTGGTGCGGTGGGTGAGGAAACGGCCGTTGACGACGGTCGGCGCGTCGGGCGTGGTCATGCGAGGGGGCTCCGAATGAGGATCGGGACGAGAGGGAGAAGGGTGGTGCCGGACTCAGCTTCGGTGCCGCGCTCGCCGCATCGGGAACCGCCTCGAAGGTGACGGATGGGGTGAATCGTCGCATCGAGGGGGTGCCTCACGATCGCGCGCGCAGCCAGTCGCGCACGCCCCGGCGCAGACGGCGCCACCGCGCGCGGGTGGGGTCGTCGGTGGGCTGGCCGGCGCGCTGTGCCGAGGCCAGTGCGATGTCGTCGGGGGGCCAGATGAAACGGATCACGAGGCGTGCGCGCGTCGACCACGGCAGCTCGCGCATCGCCGCCCCGTAGGCGCGCGCGCGACTCGACTCGGTGCGCCAGGTCCAGTCGCGCGGAGTGCCGCGCTCGGCGTCGAGTTCTCCGGGGGCAGCCAGCGGGGCGAGCTCGTCGCGCAGCGCGGGCACCGCGCCCAGCTCCCGCGCCCGCGTGAGCGCGTCGGGAGCGCGAGCGAGCAGGCGGGCGGCGGTGTCGGAGGCGTCGCGGGAACGGGGGCCGGCACCGATGACCGGCCGTACCGCGTGGACGGCGGCGAGCACGGCGTGCGTCGAGATGCTCGGCACGAGCACATCGACGGCGCCGAAGCGCAGGGGTTCGGCATCGCGCAGCACGATCTCGAACGCCGCGGCGTCGTCGATCGTGAACCCGGGGAAGCGTCGGTGGATGTCGATCTCGCAGCCCCAGCGCTCGGGCCGCATGGTCGCGGTGTGATGCACCGCGGTGCCGCGCCAGGGGTCGGGCTCGCGCGACCACCCCCAGGGCTCCAGGGCCGCCGCCAGGTCGTCCCATCGCGCGGGGTCGCACCAGACATCGACGTCGCCGGAGTGCTCTCTCTCGCGCAAGCCCTGCAGCCTCAACGCGGGCCCCTTGGCGAACACGCACCGGATGCCGTGCCCTGCGGACACGCGGGCCGTGAGCGCGTACACGAGCTCGTGCAGCGGCGAGGAGAGGACGGGGGGAGCGAGCTTGGTCACCCGAGCCGGGTGGGCGGCGTCGCGTGTGACGATGCCCGCGTGGGTCATCTCGGCGAGGATGGTGCGCTCGACCGGTGAGATGTCGTGCTCCCGCACGGGGGCGCCGTCGACGAGGCGCCGCCAGAGCGCGGCGCCCTCTCCCACCAGACAGAGTGCGTCGCCCGGGACGGTCGGCACGAGCAGAACCTCGGCTCCTGGCTCGAAGAGGGTGGAGCCGCTCACGTCGAGGGATCCGTACGCGATCGCGAACCACCCGTCTACGGGTGGGAAAGAAGTCATGCATCGCTCCGGGCAGGGTAGGGGGCGATCTCTCACTCTCCCGCCTGCCCGGCTGAGCGGGGCCAGGGGCCGGGTATTCGCGGGCGACGCGTGCCGAATATCACCCGCGGAGTCATCTGCTCCGCGGGGCGAGGGGCGTCACGGTCGGGGTCGGGCAGAACGACGCGACGGGATCCGACAGTGCGCGACGACGGCGTTCGGCCCGGGCGCGAACCCGGGCCGAACGCGACATCAGGGAACGGGCGTCAACGAGACCGCGTCGATGAAGGCCGTGGCATCCCCGCTCGGGGCCGACCCGCGGAACGTGATCTGCCGATCGCCCGCCGGCACCGTGAACGACGCCGTCGTGTGAGAGGTGAACGTGGCGGTCGGGGGAGCGAAGCTATCGACCACCACCCCGTCGACGAGCACCTGGATCGTCTGCACCGCTGTGTACCCCGGGCGCCGCGACGCCTGGTAGCTGAGCGTGTAGTCGCCGGCATCCATGTCGAGGGTCTGCGAGAACGACCCGTGCTCACCGTTGCGCGACTGCAGCAGCGCGGTCTGCGTCCCCTCCGGGGCGGTCGGTGCGCCGAAGGCGCTGCCGTTGTGCTGGATGCCGGAGCGCCCGACGAACGACCAGCCCTCGGTGAAGGGCGCGGACTTCACGCCGGTCGTGGACGGCGCCTCGAAGCCGGTGTTCGCCAGCTGCGCCGGCTCCGGCGCCACGGGCGCCTCGATGCGGACGGCGTCGAGGAACGCCGTGCGGTCGCCGGAGGGTGCCGTCGCGCGGAACGTGATCGTGTGCCGGCCGCCGTCGGAGGTGAACGCCGGGGTGCGCTCGGTCTCGTACGAGCTCGTCGACCCCACCGTGAACGAACCGATCACGGTGTCGTCGTACAGCACGTCGAAGCTCTGCGCGGGATAGCCCGAGCGCCCGGACAGGGCGAAGACCACCTGGTACTCCCCGGCCGGGAACGCCGCCTCCTGCGAGATGGTGCCCTGCACCCCGGCATCCGTCTTCAAGTACCCGACCTGCTGTCCCTCGCTGGGGGCGGGAGGACCGAGCGGACCCTGCCCGTTCTGGATGCCGGAACGGCTGTCGAAGGTCCAGCCGTTCGTGAAGGGGCCGGTCTTGGATTTCGTGCCGCCGGGCTTTTCGAACCCGGCGTTGGTCAGGGTCACCAGCGGGTAGGACGACGGCAGCTCGGGGCTGACGTAGCACCGCTGCGTGCCGGTGGGGTTCGGGTCGCCGAGGGTCGCGGTGTCGCACGAGACCGGTCCGGTCTTCGCCTGATAGGTGAACAGGCCGTCGCCGCCGAAGGCGACGCTCTGCTGCCCGGAGAAGAAGCACTCGCCGCCCTCGTTCGCGCACAGGGTGTACCCGTCGGGGCCCTCTGAGACGCCGCCGACCTTGAACAGACGGCTCGTGATGCCCGAGGTCTGCTTGCCGCTCGCGAACGCAGCGGCCCGGTAGAGCTTCGTGGACGTCTCGGCGAGGATGAGGGGCCGCTCGTACAGCGCCGAGCTCGCCGTCGGGTCGGAGCCGTCGGTGGTGTAGCGGATCTGGGCTCCGGCCGTCGGGGTCGACAGCGTGAGCACCTCGGACCCGGCGTATACGCCGCTGTCGAGGTCGAAATGCACCGGATCGACGCGGTTCGCGCTCAGCTGTGGGGTGACGGTGACGATTGAGACCCCGGAGGACGTGGGGTCGGCCGTGCTCGTGGCCCGCACCGCGATCTCGCGCTCGGAGTCGACGACGGGCGGGGTGTAGACGCCCGTCGACGACACCGAGCCGTTGCCCGTGCCCTCGACCGACCAGGTCACCCCGGCCGCGCCGTCGATCACGTCGGCGCCGAGCTGCAGCGTCGAGCCCGAGGCGACGGTGGGGTCGACATCGCTCATCCGCACCTGCAGAGCCGGGTCCGCCGTGGTGTAGACGGCGAACGAGTAGCCCTCGGCCAGGTCGTCGGTGAAGCTCGAGCCGGCCGGCAGGGTCGCCGAGACCGCGGGGAGCAGGGCGTTGTCG is a genomic window containing:
- a CDS encoding glycosyltransferase family 4 protein, with amino-acid sequence MTTPDAPTVVNGRFLTHRTTGVQRFAREIIRELAPLTPLVIVAPPGDLIDADLGVEVRQVGRRHGHAWEQIDLPVYLRRAGRPLLLGLATTGPARYRPQIVAHHDITYVRHPDSFTRSFRLLYRALIPPLLRASARVITVSEFSAGEIAQHYRVPTEKLRVVANAVAGDFAAVGPAHDEGCPYLLAVSSPNRHKNFDALLTAFHHAELHHIRRLLIVGGQARAFHASTRSDDDERVRFLGRVDDDELARLYRGATAFAFPSLYEGFGIPPLEAQRSGTPVLAARAASLPAVLGDSVLWVDPRDPGDIRRGLERLDGDPALRAELSRRGRINEATYSWAASARRVAEVVAEVRAEIRR
- a CDS encoding nucleotidyltransferase family protein, with protein sequence MTSFPPVDGWFAIAYGSLDVSGSTLFEPGAEVLLVPTVPGDALCLVGEGAALWRRLVDGAPVREHDISPVERTILAEMTHAGIVTRDAAHPARVTKLAPPVLSSPLHELVYALTARVSAGHGIRCVFAKGPALRLQGLREREHSGDVDVWCDPARWDDLAAALEPWGWSREPDPWRGTAVHHTATMRPERWGCEIDIHRRFPGFTIDDAAAFEIVLRDAEPLRFGAVDVLVPSISTHAVLAAVHAVRPVIGAGPRSRDASDTAARLLARAPDALTRARELGAVPALRDELAPLAAPGELDAERGTPRDWTWRTESSRARAYGAAMRELPWSTRARLVIRFIWPPDDIALASAQRAGQPTDDPTRARWRRLRRGVRDWLRARS
- a CDS encoding chitobiase/beta-hexosaminidase C-terminal domain-containing protein, yielding MRSPRSPRRWLALSTTGAVIASLAIAGNVSAASADDTATVSIDTGAVVQDDFLGIGVNVIPSALMERSRGFGYSDADWAVDAERIATIRPKVARVWFQIDWMEPDKGVYTWDSDRMKAFYRYLDAFQAAGTDIELNFGWKVGSTVHDWFPIAGVDPWTSAPNDNAAYAASASALIDQLKNVRGYDNVKYLTYYNEPNGSWDFEAPGDQQAAYLQMAQAVHQRLVADGLRDEVEIWGPEETGAPAWTTYMAQNGGDAFDQYSFHTYGDSYGSVPNSINARKNSAGGKPVNMSEFGWSDDNASGWDSGYANYVIAGANLGLHSLLVWQLNGTWTVDPDGDTNGTYNMWDALPLGLEPRKTFLSAGLLNRYIPAHSEVLASTSSSSNVRSAAFRDAAGDYTVLVESKGEAPTDLTVDFGGTAVNADFHRVAYTNDLVPDDNALLPAVSATLPAGSSFTDDLAEGYSFAVYTTADPALQVRMSDVDPTVASGSTLQLGADVIDGAAGVTWSVEGTGNGSVSSTGVYTPPVVDSEREIAVRATSTADPTSSGVSIVTVTPQLSANRVDPVHFDLDSGVYAGSEVLTLSTPTAGAQIRYTTDGSDPTASSALYERPLILAETSTKLYRAAAFASGKQTSGITSRLFKVGGVSEGPDGYTLCANEGGECFFSGQQSVAFGGDGLFTYQAKTGPVSCDTATLGDPNPTGTQRCYVSPELPSSYPLVTLTNAGFEKPGGTKSKTGPFTNGWTFDSRSGIQNGQGPLGPPAPSEGQQVGYLKTDAGVQGTISQEAAFPAGEYQVVFALSGRSGYPAQSFDVLYDDTVIGSFTVGSTSSYETERTPAFTSDGGRHTITFRATAPSGDRTAFLDAVRIEAPVAPEPAQLANTGFEAPSTTGVKSAPFTEGWSFVGRSGIQHNGSAFGAPTAPEGTQTALLQSRNGEHGSFSQTLDMDAGDYTLSYQASRRPGYTAVQTIQVLVDGVVVDSFAPPTATFTSHTTASFTVPAGDRQITFRGSAPSGDATAFIDAVSLTPVP